From Echinicola soli, a single genomic window includes:
- a CDS encoding OmpA family protein, which produces MKKLLLSTLMAGALAVGANAQDDFNKWSIDVNGGFNKPMAPMSPGYYSPSLNLGHADVGVRYMFNEKFGAKVDYGFGKYQNADETPSFETNYYRVNLQGVANLARVFNFETWTNTVGLLTHFGAGFGRVTPQENQWADFKDDTYNFIFGFTPQVRLGNRVSLNGDISMLVAGRQNVAFDGHTSITPADPGYYGANAVSWTGTLGLSFYLGGNDVHADWYVRESQYATKDELESQIGEIKDMLKDSDGDGVPDYLDKEPNTPAGARVDSHGRTLDSDGDGIPDHSDDCAFVPGPASNNGCPVEEVDETDFFKKAINEGYVNVYYAFDSAKPLGYSSSSVNYVSNFLKRNPGVNVAIKGYADEIGPDDYNMKLSEKRAKAVYDLLVAAGIDSSRISYKGYGEDTSVDKQSADARQLARRASFEVQ; this is translated from the coding sequence ATGAAAAAATTATTACTATCAACATTAATGGCTGGCGCGTTAGCAGTTGGAGCTAACGCCCAAGATGACTTCAACAAGTGGTCAATCGATGTTAATGGTGGGTTCAATAAACCAATGGCACCAATGTCGCCAGGTTATTATTCTCCCTCCTTGAATCTCGGACATGCTGACGTAGGCGTTAGATACATGTTCAACGAGAAATTCGGTGCGAAAGTGGATTATGGTTTTGGTAAATACCAGAACGCAGATGAAACGCCATCTTTCGAAACAAATTATTACAGAGTTAACCTACAGGGTGTTGCTAACCTTGCTAGAGTTTTCAATTTCGAAACTTGGACAAACACAGTAGGTCTATTGACTCACTTCGGTGCCGGTTTCGGAAGAGTAACTCCTCAAGAAAACCAATGGGCTGACTTCAAAGACGACACTTACAACTTCATCTTTGGTTTCACTCCACAAGTTAGACTTGGCAACAGAGTATCCCTTAACGGTGACATCAGCATGCTGGTAGCGGGTCGTCAAAACGTAGCTTTTGATGGACACACTTCTATCACTCCTGCTGATCCTGGTTACTATGGTGCTAACGCTGTTTCTTGGACCGGTACGTTGGGACTTTCATTCTACCTAGGCGGTAACGATGTTCACGCTGACTGGTATGTGAGAGAATCTCAGTACGCCACCAAGGACGAGCTGGAAAGCCAAATCGGTGAAATTAAGGATATGCTGAAAGACTCTGATGGTGACGGTGTACCTGATTACCTGGACAAAGAGCCTAACACTCCTGCTGGTGCAAGAGTAGACTCTCACGGTAGAACACTTGATTCTGACGGTGACGGTATCCCTGATCACTCTGATGACTGCGCTTTCGTTCCAGGTCCTGCATCTAACAACGGATGCCCAGTAGAAGAAGTTGATGAAACTGACTTCTTCAAGAAAGCGATCAACGAAGGTTATGTAAACGTTTACTATGCATTCGACAGTGCTAAGCCACTAGGTTACTCTTCTTCTTCAGTTAATTATGTATCTAACTTCTTGAAGAGAAATCCAGGTGTAAATGTAGCTATCAAGGGTTATGCTGATGAAATCGGTCCTGATGACTACAACATGAAATTATCTGAGAAAAGAGCTAAAGCAGTTTACGACCTGCTAGTAGCTGCTGGTATTGACTCATCCAGAATCTCCTATAAAGGATATGGTGAAGACACTAGCGTAGATAAGCAGTCTGCAGATGCTCGTCAGCTTGCAAGAAGAGCTTCTTTCGAGGTTCAATAA
- the upp gene encoding uracil phosphoribosyltransferase, whose product MFVLTDQNSIANHYLEGLRDISQQSDRLKFRRNMERLGEILAYELSKSLEYNTHTITTPLADTPSNRLKASPVIIAILRAAIPFYNGVLNYFDQADSGFIGAFRKEETPGSEVEIDFSYLAAPKIEGKEIILVDPMLATGKSLVTSVQQLLKNGTPKNIHIAAAIAAPEGLEYLKSHLGIPYQLWLGAVDEKLNEKAYIVPGLGDAGDLSFGPKR is encoded by the coding sequence ATGTTTGTACTCACCGACCAAAACTCCATCGCCAACCATTATCTGGAAGGCCTAAGGGACATCTCCCAGCAGAGCGACCGCCTAAAATTCCGTAGAAACATGGAAAGATTGGGAGAAATATTAGCATACGAACTCTCTAAATCATTAGAATACAACACCCACACGATCACCACACCATTGGCAGACACGCCGTCCAATAGGCTCAAGGCTTCTCCTGTGATCATTGCCATCCTTAGAGCGGCTATCCCATTTTATAATGGCGTACTGAACTATTTTGACCAAGCAGACAGCGGCTTTATCGGTGCATTCAGAAAGGAAGAAACACCTGGTAGTGAAGTAGAAATAGACTTCAGCTATCTGGCGGCTCCAAAAATCGAAGGAAAAGAGATTATCTTAGTAGACCCCATGCTAGCGACAGGAAAATCGCTGGTCACCAGTGTCCAACAGCTTTTGAAAAATGGAACCCCAAAAAACATTCACATTGCAGCAGCCATTGCAGCACCTGAAGGCCTGGAATACCTGAAATCCCACCTCGGCATTCCCTATCAATTATGGTTAGGGGCCGTGGATGAAAAACTCAACGAAAAGGCCTACATTGTCCCTGGACTAGGAGACGCTGGTGATTTATCTTTTGGACCAAAACGCTAA
- a CDS encoding calcium/sodium antiporter: protein MIYTLIIIGFLILLAGGKALVDGASAIAAKLGMSPGLIGMTIVAFGTSAPELLVSVTAALKGTSDIAVGNVVGSNLSNISLVLGISALIYPIRLNFQILKFDYSFTLFATILFYLLALNNWISLWDGIILFAILIIINWFYFKKSNQIPEEFSTEEADKAKSEPLVKSIGYILVGILGLYFGAELLVNNAVTLAQEYGISERIIGVTIIAVGTSLPELATSVIAARKKETDIALGNILGSNMQNILSIIGVTAIIKPIEVSDLFLSTDFLWMIGFTVLLFPIMRTGYKISRFEGGVLLAVYGLYLIFLL from the coding sequence TTGATTTACACATTGATTATTATTGGCTTCCTCATCCTATTGGCAGGAGGAAAAGCACTGGTAGACGGTGCCTCAGCGATAGCTGCTAAACTTGGTATGAGCCCTGGACTAATTGGCATGACGATAGTGGCATTTGGCACTTCTGCACCTGAATTGCTGGTCAGTGTCACGGCAGCATTGAAAGGCACAAGTGACATTGCAGTAGGCAACGTGGTAGGTTCTAACCTTTCTAATATCTCCTTGGTCCTTGGGATCTCGGCATTGATTTACCCTATACGACTCAATTTTCAAATACTTAAATTTGATTATTCCTTTACGTTATTTGCCACAATACTATTTTACTTATTGGCACTGAACAATTGGATATCCTTATGGGATGGCATTATACTTTTTGCTATATTAATTATTATCAATTGGTTTTACTTCAAAAAATCCAATCAAATCCCAGAGGAATTTTCGACGGAAGAAGCTGATAAGGCCAAAAGTGAACCGCTCGTAAAATCCATCGGTTATATCCTTGTAGGGATTTTGGGGCTGTATTTTGGAGCTGAATTACTGGTCAATAATGCCGTGACCCTGGCGCAGGAATACGGCATCAGCGAGCGTATCATTGGCGTGACCATCATCGCCGTTGGAACCAGTTTGCCGGAATTGGCAACTTCAGTAATCGCTGCACGAAAAAAAGAAACAGATATTGCCTTAGGAAATATATTGGGCAGCAATATGCAGAACATTCTTTCCATAATTGGTGTTACTGCTATTATAAAGCCGATTGAAGTAAGTGACCTATTTCTATCAACGGATTTTCTGTGGATGATTGGTTTTACGGTTTTACTGTTCCCTATCATGCGAACAGGCTATAAAATCAGCCGATTTGAAGGTGGTGTTTTACTGGCTGTTTACGGATTGTACTTAATATTCCTCCTGTGA
- the sdaAA gene encoding L-serine ammonia-lyase, iron-sulfur-dependent, subunit alpha — protein MSYLFETFSGWKAYCEEKEVPLYAPVMEYEKEQRGKSEKEIWDGLLSAYKVMKDAVETGLKEEMVSRSGMINNGAKKVYNHPLSVLSPEFQRLISRALAAKEVNSCMGRVVAAPTAGASGILPGTLYTLQEIHGLDDEKVLEGLLIGAGVALIIEQNASLAGAVGGCQAETGSAAAMASGAMVYCLGGNTDQVFNAVAITIQCMLGLVCDPVAGLVEIPCVVRNASAAAIANSSAQIALADVSGVIPVDECVEAMGEIGSSMESKYKETALGGLAATLTGKGIAKKVLIQDIEMLPDEESPD, from the coding sequence ATGAGTTACCTATTTGAGACTTTTAGTGGCTGGAAAGCTTACTGTGAAGAGAAAGAAGTCCCGCTTTACGCCCCAGTAATGGAATATGAAAAGGAGCAGAGGGGGAAATCCGAGAAAGAAATATGGGATGGACTGCTCAGTGCCTATAAAGTCATGAAGGATGCAGTGGAAACAGGCCTCAAGGAGGAAATGGTTTCGCGGTCAGGTATGATCAACAACGGCGCAAAGAAAGTATACAATCATCCACTATCGGTATTGTCCCCTGAATTCCAACGGCTGATTTCGAGGGCATTGGCTGCCAAAGAAGTGAACAGTTGTATGGGAAGGGTGGTGGCAGCACCTACGGCGGGTGCATCGGGTATTTTACCGGGTACGCTGTACACCTTACAGGAGATCCATGGCTTGGACGATGAAAAGGTCCTGGAGGGACTTTTGATCGGTGCCGGGGTTGCTTTGATCATCGAGCAGAACGCCAGTTTGGCCGGGGCCGTAGGAGGTTGTCAGGCGGAGACAGGCTCTGCAGCTGCCATGGCATCCGGAGCGATGGTCTATTGTTTGGGCGGTAATACGGATCAGGTTTTTAATGCAGTGGCCATTACGATCCAGTGTATGCTGGGATTGGTTTGTGATCCGGTTGCCGGGCTTGTGGAGATACCTTGTGTGGTGAGAAATGCCAGTGCTGCGGCCATTGCCAATAGCTCTGCACAAATCGCCCTGGCAGATGTGAGTGGTGTTATTCCAGTGGATGAATGTGTAGAAGCCATGGGGGAGATAGGTTCCAGCATGGAGAGCAAGTATAAAGAGACTGCTTTAGGTGGATTGGCTGCTACCCTGACGGGCAAAGGAATTGCGAAGAAAGTGCTGATTCAGGATATCGAAATGCTCCCTGATGAAGAATCACCCGATTAA
- a CDS encoding FKBP-type peptidyl-prolyl cis-trans isomerase — MKRVLTTAFVVSLAALMSSCLQDKETEYQKQVKRENQELANYISQNGIDAEQSSAGYYYTREEDVEDGQKFNDDDIIGIYYEMETLDGSFIDSHTEEDGAPIKFKYDVGQQTLAPIAVNSSVSLAELGETLVLYVPSYLAYSDYSYGQLFPQYSHMKITVHFEKIFAPQEVAAIEDNMIQEYIAQENLEGFEKVEDGVYVRVVDAGDENSEASKNGNTLGFTFEMFALGEEDPFSKVTDNTVTTKLGDEDNYQFLNIGFKDLHKGAEVEIISPSASAFGNTAQVLPDAIREDYYEKGFLSVILRPFTPVLFTAEIKSIN; from the coding sequence ATGAAAAGAGTTTTAACAACCGCATTCGTAGTGTCCTTAGCGGCACTGATGTCCTCTTGTCTTCAGGACAAAGAAACAGAGTACCAAAAGCAGGTGAAGCGCGAAAATCAGGAGTTGGCTAACTATATTAGCCAAAATGGAATTGATGCCGAGCAGTCTTCAGCAGGTTATTATTATACAAGGGAAGAGGATGTGGAAGATGGACAGAAATTTAATGACGACGACATCATAGGTATTTACTATGAGATGGAAACCTTGGATGGGTCATTTATCGATAGTCATACCGAAGAGGATGGTGCACCTATTAAGTTTAAGTATGATGTAGGACAGCAAACTTTGGCACCTATAGCTGTAAACTCGTCAGTGTCATTGGCAGAGCTAGGAGAGACATTGGTGCTTTATGTGCCGTCTTATCTGGCGTATTCGGATTACAGTTATGGTCAGTTATTTCCACAGTATTCCCATATGAAAATTACGGTACACTTTGAGAAGATATTTGCGCCCCAAGAAGTGGCTGCTATCGAAGACAATATGATCCAGGAATATATCGCACAAGAGAACCTGGAAGGTTTTGAGAAGGTGGAAGATGGTGTATATGTGAGAGTGGTAGATGCTGGAGATGAAAATTCCGAAGCCAGCAAAAATGGCAATACTCTAGGCTTTACGTTCGAGATGTTTGCGCTGGGCGAAGAGGACCCTTTCTCAAAGGTTACAGACAATACCGTGACCACCAAGCTAGGCGACGAGGATAACTACCAATTTCTCAACATAGGATTTAAGGATTTGCATAAAGGAGCAGAAGTGGAGATCATTTCACCATCGGCATCGGCATTTGGCAATACCGCACAGGTGCTTCCTGATGCTATTCGGGAGGACTATTATGAAAAAGGCTTTCTTTCTGTCATTCTGAGACCCTTTACGCCAGTATTGTTCACCGCAGAGATCAAAAGCATCAATTGA
- a CDS encoding porin family protein, giving the protein MMKEQFDKRLVEKIKNSFDHHEESFDQVEWEKFSQVYFNKPTKRKKLVLWPFIMSAIAASMTLLFVFYPYEKEIEKGVTDLKGSIAKKSKKLDEILKPIEDSTKGQVEEMKKPALASVPKTSLENSEERSDINKGVQRMTSAPIALSREPDFDTYDPLLMHSPDPIAGAASRLDRESQAKIDKSVANTRPAGQPRSTYMDEQVAQSWVDEWKEGDNNGKTTKNTNTIIKNDQGNESLVRLGVQAGPQTASNATSGMQLGAGVVSEFSISDRIKLDVGVNYAHQQFEPETLNKLPESMQMRAVSSAAPNEASYAVTNDYLGSEYTMSYYGLDIPINIKYKVMDKSKANVFLITGLSSMIYFDQKGVETFAVASKFTEDFTGALQFSESIQEYSQEYTPNSEQSNVDLGKMLNLSFGYEYNLSNGTFLSIEPYYKLPLGNLTFTNQQFSIGGVNLRMNFQFKK; this is encoded by the coding sequence ATGATGAAGGAGCAGTTCGATAAACGGCTTGTGGAGAAGATCAAGAACTCCTTCGACCACCATGAAGAGAGCTTTGATCAGGTAGAGTGGGAAAAATTTTCCCAAGTCTATTTCAACAAACCGACCAAGCGTAAAAAGTTGGTGTTATGGCCATTTATTATGTCTGCCATTGCTGCGTCGATGACACTACTGTTTGTCTTCTATCCATATGAAAAAGAGATCGAAAAAGGGGTGACTGATCTGAAAGGCAGTATTGCCAAAAAGAGCAAGAAGCTGGATGAGATACTGAAACCCATCGAGGACTCTACTAAAGGACAAGTGGAAGAAATGAAGAAACCGGCACTGGCATCAGTCCCTAAAACATCTTTGGAGAATTCTGAAGAAAGAAGCGATATCAATAAAGGTGTCCAAAGGATGACTTCTGCACCAATTGCCCTGTCGCGTGAGCCTGATTTCGATACCTATGATCCGCTCCTTATGCATTCTCCTGATCCGATAGCTGGGGCTGCATCACGTTTGGATAGGGAGTCTCAGGCGAAAATTGATAAATCAGTAGCCAATACTCGTCCGGCTGGTCAGCCAAGAAGTACCTATATGGATGAGCAAGTAGCGCAAAGCTGGGTGGATGAGTGGAAAGAAGGAGATAATAATGGGAAGACCACTAAAAATACCAATACGATTATCAAGAATGATCAAGGTAATGAAAGCCTTGTCAGATTGGGTGTACAGGCGGGGCCACAGACGGCCTCTAATGCTACATCCGGCATGCAACTGGGGGCAGGGGTAGTTTCGGAGTTTTCAATCAGTGATAGGATAAAGCTGGATGTAGGGGTGAATTATGCCCATCAGCAGTTTGAACCGGAGACATTGAACAAGCTTCCTGAATCCATGCAAATGCGTGCTGTGAGCAGTGCAGCGCCTAATGAAGCATCATATGCTGTTACCAATGATTATTTGGGGTCTGAATATACCATGAGCTATTATGGCCTGGACATCCCCATAAACATTAAATACAAAGTAATGGATAAATCCAAGGCCAATGTGTTCTTGATTACAGGGCTCTCCAGCATGATTTATTTTGATCAAAAAGGAGTGGAGACCTTTGCTGTGGCATCCAAGTTTACCGAGGACTTTACGGGGGCGTTACAATTTAGTGAGTCTATACAAGAATACTCACAGGAATACACTCCTAATAGTGAGCAGTCAAATGTGGATCTTGGGAAAATGCTGAATTTATCCTTTGGATATGAATATAACCTTAGCAATGGCACCTTCCTTTCCATAGAGCCGTATTATAAACTGCCCCTTGGTAACCTAACTTTTACCAATCAGCAGTTTTCAATTGGAGGGGTGAATTTGAGAATGAATTTTCAGTTCAAAAAATAA
- a CDS encoding RNA polymerase sigma factor, whose translation MDQYLIQEAKDGKPKALEMLYKHFYGYAMSISLRYSNSREEACEIVNDSFMKAFDRIQQYSENSSFKAWFRRIVINTSIDYYRKNVKHYAVMEIEKASAKTYDASIIDELSKEDILGALRDLPEVMRIIFNMYEIEGYNHNEIGESLDIPASTSRTYLARAKQRLRDKITELNRINDEGAVR comes from the coding sequence TTGGACCAATACCTCATTCAAGAAGCCAAAGATGGTAAGCCCAAAGCCCTGGAAATGCTTTATAAGCATTTTTACGGGTATGCTATGAGCATTTCGCTGAGGTATTCCAATAGCCGGGAAGAAGCATGTGAAATCGTGAACGACAGCTTTATGAAAGCGTTTGATCGGATACAGCAGTATTCGGAAAACAGCTCTTTTAAGGCATGGTTTCGAAGGATAGTGATCAATACTTCAATAGACTATTACCGAAAGAATGTCAAGCACTATGCGGTGATGGAAATCGAAAAAGCGTCGGCAAAAACCTACGATGCTTCCATAATCGATGAGCTATCAAAAGAGGACATCCTCGGAGCCCTTCGGGATTTGCCAGAGGTGATGCGAATCATCTTTAACATGTATGAAATTGAGGGATATAATCACAATGAGATTGGAGAATCTTTGGATATACCTGCCAGTACGAGCAGGACATACCTGGCACGTGCCAAGCAGCGATTAAGAGATAAAATAACAGAGTTAAACCGAATAAATGATGAAGGAGCAGTTCGATAA
- a CDS encoding OsmC family protein — protein MPTIKSTYLENLRTSSRHLQSGREIITDAPVDNNGKGEAFSPTDLVASALGSCMVTIMGIVAQREGEDLEGLTWEVTKVMDSNPRKIKEIIIDFSWENPLDDQKLLQKLKNAAKTCPVALSLSEEVKQTVNFNF, from the coding sequence ATGCCTACTATTAAAAGCACCTACCTCGAAAATCTACGAACTAGCTCCCGGCATTTGCAATCTGGCAGGGAAATCATCACTGACGCTCCGGTGGATAACAATGGTAAGGGGGAAGCATTTTCTCCTACTGACCTGGTGGCATCTGCCCTGGGAAGCTGTATGGTGACCATTATGGGGATTGTGGCGCAGCGGGAAGGAGAAGATCTTGAGGGCTTGACCTGGGAAGTTACCAAGGTAATGGATAGCAACCCCAGAAAAATCAAAGAAATCATTATTGACTTTTCATGGGAGAATCCATTGGATGATCAGAAACTTCTACAGAAGTTAAAAAATGCTGCAAAAACCTGTCCTGTGGCTTTAAGCCTTTCTGAGGAGGTGAAGCAAACGGTCAACTTTAATTTTTAA
- the lipA gene encoding lipoyl synthase → MIELPVISEESKKRKKPNWLRVKLPVGKEYAKVRKLVDEHKLHTICESGNCPNMGECWGAGTATFMILGNVCTRSCSFCAVATGRPPEYDTDEPRRVAEAIKLMGVKHAVLTSVNRDELKDRGAEIWYQTVIETKKLSPETTIETLIPDVKSSWDALYRMIDGGQEVVSHNMETVESLYRRVRPQAKYWRSLEQIKLTKEYGKRTKTGIMLGLGETKEQVYKAMDDLAEHGCDILTLGQYLQPTKMHIEVAEFIHPDLFDHYREEGLKRGLKYVESGPLVRSSYHAERHVNV, encoded by the coding sequence ATGATAGAACTACCCGTAATATCCGAAGAATCCAAAAAGCGTAAAAAACCCAACTGGCTAAGAGTAAAGCTCCCAGTGGGAAAAGAATACGCAAAGGTCAGGAAATTAGTCGACGAACATAAACTCCATACGATATGTGAAAGTGGTAACTGCCCCAATATGGGCGAATGCTGGGGTGCCGGCACGGCCACTTTTATGATACTTGGCAATGTATGTACACGATCCTGCTCGTTCTGCGCAGTAGCCACCGGGAGACCGCCAGAGTATGACACCGATGAACCCAGACGCGTGGCAGAGGCCATTAAGCTCATGGGTGTCAAGCACGCCGTGCTTACTTCTGTAAACAGGGATGAGCTGAAAGACCGCGGCGCTGAAATATGGTACCAAACCGTCATAGAAACCAAAAAGCTTTCCCCAGAAACGACCATTGAAACGCTTATTCCAGATGTAAAGTCCAGCTGGGATGCCCTGTATCGCATGATTGATGGAGGTCAGGAAGTGGTTTCCCATAACATGGAAACAGTCGAAAGCCTTTACAGAAGAGTACGGCCACAAGCCAAATACTGGAGATCTCTTGAACAGATCAAGCTTACCAAGGAATATGGCAAAAGGACCAAAACCGGCATCATGCTCGGCCTTGGCGAAACCAAAGAGCAGGTATACAAAGCCATGGATGATCTTGCCGAACACGGATGTGACATCCTGACACTGGGCCAATACTTACAGCCCACCAAGATGCACATCGAAGTAGCAGAATTTATCCATCCGGATCTCTTCGACCACTACAGGGAAGAAGGACTGAAAAGAGGATTGAAATATGTAGAGTCAGGACCGTTGGTGAGATCGTCTTATCATGCGGAAAGGCATGTGAATGTGTAG
- a CDS encoding transglutaminase-like domain-containing protein, which yields MRRWVTVLLVGIGLTIPVFLHLLSVNLWFKPKKEENLSWALEQAGHNRLELERALMHYALPKDSLKLRALNFLLDNMHGKYTLDSPDSALRDTFFSEIGAFRESEGFKSNTNHSDNLSNVECEYDKVISQAVSGKTGLVSRKPDLKHITSEYLIDNLEYAFKAYCLPWHRKQSFSEFCEYILPYRIGNGRSTAWRKRLWEAYTPLIDSLKSIGITDPIEVAKIINLEAGRDWIYSVKLDDWPIDPTIKNLLDGRIGNCRQQTQFGVAVLRALGVPAVHEQVPFYGNRSLGHDFIGVIGKDGSVTSMDLGHEAVGRVLDIKEEIGYYIPKVYRYVYADTGTVLGKKERDINSVYPYFRQLIRDVTKEYLPVSDVKLVLYDVPEREYYAYLCVFDNRRWRPVAISLIEDGKVVFKDMGVNIVYLPMYFSRGQFFAAYDPFILNSDGKVKKVIHENKGKEMILHRKYFKTNIFKRLSGINGKFQVANKADFSDAKDIHVINDPVNLVTHRIPLRIEEEYQYVRYLFFGGINGQMAEMGLYDECGQRLSGKIITNNLLEGEESVKNVFDGDVLTPFELSIWGKKQWYGLDMRSKKKLSELSFCPRTDKNDVWSGLKYELFYWDKRWVSLGVQEAKSNQLTYTSPVSGGIYLLRCLDEGKEERIFTYENGKQVWW from the coding sequence ATGAGAAGATGGGTTACGGTTTTATTGGTGGGAATTGGATTGACGATACCTGTATTTTTACACTTATTAAGCGTAAACCTTTGGTTTAAACCGAAGAAGGAGGAGAATCTATCCTGGGCTCTTGAACAAGCTGGTCATAATAGACTTGAGCTGGAGCGAGCACTTATGCACTATGCATTACCGAAAGACAGCTTAAAGCTCCGTGCACTGAACTTTTTACTGGATAATATGCACGGTAAATATACTTTGGACAGCCCCGATTCAGCGCTGAGGGATACTTTTTTCTCTGAAATAGGGGCTTTTCGGGAGTCAGAGGGCTTTAAATCTAATACGAATCATTCAGATAATCTTTCGAATGTAGAATGTGAATATGATAAAGTTATATCCCAAGCAGTGTCAGGAAAAACAGGGTTGGTATCCAGAAAGCCTGATCTCAAACATATCACTTCAGAGTATTTGATTGATAACCTTGAATATGCATTTAAGGCCTATTGCTTACCTTGGCACAGAAAGCAGTCTTTTAGCGAATTTTGTGAATATATTTTACCATACCGGATTGGCAACGGAAGATCAACAGCTTGGCGGAAGAGGTTGTGGGAAGCTTACACTCCATTGATCGATTCCTTAAAATCCATTGGGATTACCGATCCGATAGAGGTAGCAAAAATTATTAATTTGGAAGCAGGAAGAGATTGGATATACAGTGTTAAGCTGGATGATTGGCCCATAGACCCAACTATTAAAAATCTGCTTGATGGCAGAATTGGAAATTGCCGTCAACAAACTCAGTTTGGAGTGGCCGTTTTGAGGGCACTTGGAGTGCCGGCTGTTCATGAGCAAGTGCCATTTTATGGTAATCGGAGCTTAGGCCACGATTTTATTGGTGTTATTGGGAAAGACGGTAGTGTTACCTCTATGGATCTTGGTCATGAAGCAGTAGGGCGTGTGTTGGATATTAAGGAAGAAATTGGCTATTACATACCCAAAGTGTATCGATATGTATATGCCGATACTGGTACCGTCCTGGGAAAGAAGGAGCGCGATATCAACAGCGTTTATCCCTATTTTAGACAGTTGATCCGTGATGTTACAAAAGAGTACCTTCCAGTGAGTGATGTAAAGCTGGTTTTGTATGATGTGCCCGAAAGGGAGTACTATGCTTATTTATGCGTATTTGACAATCGTAGGTGGCGTCCTGTGGCCATCTCTTTAATAGAAGATGGCAAAGTTGTCTTTAAAGATATGGGAGTGAATATTGTTTATCTGCCCATGTACTTTTCTAGGGGACAGTTTTTTGCGGCATACGATCCTTTCATTTTAAATTCTGATGGAAAAGTGAAGAAAGTTATACATGAAAATAAAGGGAAGGAAATGATTCTCCATAGAAAATATTTTAAGACGAATATATTTAAAAGGTTATCAGGGATAAATGGGAAGTTTCAAGTTGCCAATAAAGCAGACTTTAGTGATGCAAAAGATATTCATGTAATTAATGATCCTGTGAATTTAGTGACTCATCGTATACCATTGAGGATAGAAGAAGAGTATCAGTATGTTAGGTATTTGTTTTTTGGCGGGATCAATGGTCAAATGGCTGAAATGGGACTGTATGATGAATGTGGTCAAAGACTTTCAGGAAAGATTATCACCAATAATCTGTTGGAAGGGGAAGAGTCCGTAAAAAATGTATTTGATGGGGATGTATTAACACCCTTTGAATTGTCAATATGGGGCAAAAAACAGTGGTACGGGCTGGATATGAGAAGCAAAAAGAAGCTGAGCGAGCTGTCTTTTTGTCCAAGAACGGACAAGAACGATGTTTGGTCCGGGCTGAAATACGAGTTGTTTTACTGGGATAAAAGGTGGGTATCCCTTGGTGTTCAGGAAGCGAAATCCAACCAATTAACCTATACTTCTCCAGTGTCTGGAGGGATATACCTGCTCCGTTGCCTAGATGAGGGAAAGGAGGAGCGGATATTTACTTATGAAAACGGGAAGCAGGTTTGGTGGTAG
- a CDS encoding SdpI family protein: MEIAPIIVNIVIAISVMFLSYLYKKYYPKKINGNMGYRTRRSMISEKNWLLANGYYSRLVFNYTRLLPVVQVVLYMVFGPYIALAGFLALWIVVLFWGIYKTERVLKREGG, translated from the coding sequence ATGGAAATTGCACCGATAATCGTAAACATTGTCATAGCTATATCGGTTATGTTTTTGTCCTATCTATACAAAAAATACTACCCTAAGAAAATCAACGGCAATATGGGCTACCGTACCCGGCGATCCATGATCTCCGAGAAAAACTGGCTTTTGGCCAATGGGTACTATTCGCGATTGGTCTTTAATTATACGCGGTTACTTCCAGTGGTACAAGTAGTCCTTTACATGGTTTTTGGGCCCTATATCGCCCTTGCAGGATTCCTTGCACTATGGATAGTTGTACTTTTCTGGGGTATTTATAAGACTGAAAGAGTACTGAAAAGAGAGGGGGGATAA